CCTCGACGGAGCCGGCGACGTCGCCCTTGAGCACCAGGTTCAGTTCCTGGACCTCGCCCTTGTTGATCTGGCCGTAGAGATCGTCCAGGGTCATGCGGCGCTGGTAGCGGATCTCCTGCTCACGGCGCAGCTGCTGCCGTTTGACGGAGATCTCGCGCGCCTTCACCTCCGACTCGGCCTCGTTGAAGATGTCGCCCGCCTCGGGCACGTCGCTGGCGCCGAGGATCTCCACCGGCATCGCCGGCCCGGCCTCCTCGATGCGCTCGCCCCACTCGTTGATCATCGCCCGCACGCTGCCGTAGTGCAGGCCCACCGAGAAGGGCGTGCCCACCCGCAGCGTGCCCTGCTGCACGAGCACCGTGAAGAGGACGCCCCGCCCCGGGTCCTTGCGCGCCTCCACCACCGTGCCCTTGATCGGCAGGCGGGGGGCGCCGCGCAGCTCGAGCAGGTCCGCCTGCAGCAGCACGATCTCCAGCAGCTTGTCGACGCCCTGGCCGAACTTGGCCGAGATCGGCACCGCCACCGTCTGGCCGCCAAACTCCTCGACGGTGACGCCGTGCTTGAGCAGCTCCTGCTTGACGCGATCGGGGTTGGCCGCCGGCAGGTCGATCTTGTTGATCGCGACGACGACCGGCACCCTGCCCGCCTTGGCGTGGTCGATCGCCTCCACCGTCTGCGGCATGACGCCGTCGTCGGCGGCGACGACGAGGATGACGAGGTCGGTGACCAGGGTGCCGCGCGCGCGCATCGCCGTGAAGGCGGCGTGGCCCGGCGTGTCGAGGAAGGTGATCCGGCCCTGCGGCAGCTGCACCGAGTAGGCGCCGATGTGCTGCGTGATGGCGCCCGCCTCGCCCTCGGCGACCTTCGCCTTGCGGATGTAGTCGAGCAGCTTCGTCTTGCCGTGGTCGACGTGGCCCATCACGGTGACCACCGGCGCTCGCGGCTCCAGGTCCTCGGGCGCGATCGGCGTCGCCTCGGGCTCGCCGATCTCGCTGAACTCGCTGATGAACTCGACCTCGAACTCGTACTCGTTGGCGATCAGCTCGATGTCCTCGCGCTCCAGGCGCTGGTTGATCGTCACCATCAGGCCGTTGCGCAGACAGGTGGCGATCACCTCGTTCTGCGGGACCTGCATGGCGTTGGCCAGCTCCGAGAGCGTCGACAGCGGCAGAATGCGCAGGCGATCGGCGGCCACGGCAGTGCGCTCCTCTCCGGTCAGCGCCGGCGCGCCGCCCGTGCCGCGGCGGCGCAGCTTGCGCCCGGCCCGGCCTTCCATGCTCGCCATCGCCTGGCGCACGCTCTTGCGGATCTCGACGTCGTCGCGCTCGCCCTTCTTCTTCGGGCGCTTGCGGCCGCGGCCGGGACCGGCGTCCGGCGCCGGCGCGGGCGGTGGACCTCCGAGCGGGCGGCCGCCGGGCCGCGGGCCCCCGCCGAGGCGGGGCGGCGCGCCGGGTCGCCGCGGCCCGGGGGCGCTGAATTCGCCGCTCGGGCGGGCGCCGCGATTGCGCAGCAGTTCGTCCCGGTCCGGCGCGCCGGGCTCCATGCCCGGCGCATAGCGGATGACGCGCGGCTTCTCCTCCGGCTCGGGAGCGGGCTCGGGCGCCGGCTGGGCGGCCTTCGCCTCGGCCGCGCGGGCGGCCGCCGCCTCCTGCTCGGCGCGCTTGACGACCTGCACACCCTTGCGCTCACCCGCCGGCCGGGGAGCCGGGGCGGGCGCCGGCGGCGGCGCGGGGGCCTCGGCCGGCGCCGGCTTGGCGGCGGCCGGGGCTGGGGCCTTGGCGGCGGGGGTCGGCGCCTCCGGCTGTGGGGCGGGCACCGGCTTGACGGCCTTCTTGGCGACGCGCTTGACAGCGGGTTTGGCGGCCGGGGCGACGGCCTCGGCCTCCCCGCCGGCAGGCGGCGCGCTCGCCGCCTTCTTGACGGCCTTCTTGACGGCTTTCTTCGCGGCCGGCTTCGCGGCCGGGGCTTCGGCGGCGGGCGCGGGGGCGGGCGCGAAGCGGCGGTCGATGGCCTCCTGCATCTCGGGGCTCACGGGCGACATGTGGCTCTTGACGTCGAAGCCCTGCTCGCGCAGGTAGTGGACGACGTCGACGCCCTTCACCCCGAGGGTCTGGGCCACCTGGTAGACACGCTTCGCCACCTTGACCTCCGTTCACTGCTTCCGGGCCCGGCGGGCCCTAGGCGCCCGCCCTGCCAGCGGGCGCTGCGGCTTCCCCGTGCGCGGCGATTCGCGCCAGCATGCCGGCCGCCAGGCCGGGGTCCGTCACGCCGAGGATGGCCAGTTCGCTGCGACCTGCCCAGGCTCCCAGCGCGCGCCGGTCGGCCAGCTCGACGAGGGGCGTCGTCCCCCGCGGCAGGCGGCGCAGGGAAGCGCCGGCGTCGCGCGCGAGGAGCAGCAGCGCGCAGCGCCCCGCGGCGAGGGCCTGCTTGACCGCGCGGTAACCCAGCGCCAGGGCCCCGGCGCGCCGGGCCTGGTGCAGGTAGGGAGCGAGGGCCCCCAGGAGCGCGGTCTCGCCCGCCATCTCAGCTGGCCTCCTCGGCGTCTTCGCCGGCCGCGGTCGCCGCCTCGGCGGGCGGGTCGGCGAAGGGATTGGTCGGCGGGCCGGCGGCCGCGCGGGCGGCCTGACCGCCGGGCGCTTCCGCGTCCAGCACCCCGTCCTCGGCCAGCTTCGACTCGTCGAAGAGCGGCTCGACCTGCCGGCGCTCGGCCTCCAGCTCGCGCCGGCGGCGATCGATGTACTCGGCCCGCGCCTCGGCCAGGGCGGCGAGCGCGGCCTGCACCCGGCCCTGCAGCTTCTCGGCGGTCTTGGCGCCGAGGCCCTCGATGCGCTCGAGGTCGGCCAGGCTCGCCCGGCCCAGCTCCTGCACGGTATGGAAGCCGGCGGCCGCCAGGGCCTCGGCCAGGCGCGGCGTGACGCCCTCGAGCTCGGCCGCCTCCATGCGCACCTGGGCGTCGGCCTCCTCGCGCAGCTTGAGCAGCTCGGTCGTGACGAGGTCGATCTTCCAGCCGGTCAGCTTCGCGGCCAGGCGGACGTTCTGGCCCTCCTTGCCGATGGCGAGGGAGAGCTGGTCCTCGGCGACGATCACCTCCAGGGCGCGCTCTTCCCAGTCCGCGACGCGCAGCATGGAGACCATCGCCGGCGCCAGCGCCCGCGAGACGAAGGTGTGGATGTCGCTGTCCCAGGGCACGATGTCGATGCGCTCGCCGCTGAGGGCCTTGACGATCGTCATCACGCGGGCGCCCTTCATGCCGACGCAGGCGCCGACGGCGTCGATGCGGTCGTCCTTGGAGTAGACGGCCACCTTCGAGCGCCAGCCCGGCTCGCGGGCGATCGCCCTGATCTCGACCAGACCTTCATACACTTCGGGGATTTCCTGTTCGAAGAGGCGCAGGAGCAGGTCCGGGTGCGTGCGGCTGAGGATCACCTGCGGCCCGCGCGACTCGCGCTGGACCTCGAGCACGAGGCCCTGCACGGTGTCGTTCTGGCGCCAGTGCTCGCGGCGGATCTGCTCGCGGTAGGGCAGGAGCGCCTCGGCGCGGCCGAGGTTGACCAGCACGTTGCCGCGGTCCACCTGCTGCACGGTACCGGTGACGATCTCGCCCACGCGCTTGCTGTACTCGTTGAAGATGCGCTCGCGCTCCGCCTCGCGGACGCCCTGCACGAGCACCTGCTTGGCGGTCAGGATGGCGTTGCGGCCGAATTCCTTGACGTCGAGGGGGATGCGGATGATGTCCCCCACCTCGGGGTCGTCGATGTACTCGCGCGCCTCCTCGACCGTGAGCTCCTGGTCCTCGTTCTCGAGATCGTCTTCGCTCACCACCTGCATCACGAGGTGGATGTCGATCGCCCCCTGCGGGTCGATGTTCACGTCCACGTTGGCCTCGGACCCGTGCTTGCGGCGCACGGCCGAGCGCAGGCCCATGGCGAGGGTCTCGATGAGCACCTCGCGGTCGACCTTGCGCTCCCGCGCGATCTGCTGCAGGGCCTCGAAGAAGCCTTCAGTCATCATCCTGTTCTTCCTCCATCGGCGTCGCCGCCGGCTCCCGCCGCGCTCCCAGGTCCGGCAACACGCGCGCCTTGCCGATCGCCGTCCAGTCCAGCCGGCGCGGGGACGCTCCCGCCAGGCCGATGCCCTCGGCGTCCACGGCGCTCAGCACGCCCTCGAGCACCGGGTTCTCGCCGGCGGCCAGGCCCGCCTCGGCCCGGGTGACCCGGATGCGCTCGCCCAGTGCCAGCTCGTAGTGGCGGGGCGTCAGCAGCGGCCGGTCGAGGCCCGGCGAGGACACCTCGAGGACGTAGCTGCCGGTCACGGCGTCCGCCGCCTCGAGGGCCGCCCCCAGGCGGCGGCTCACCCGCGCGCAATCGTCCAGGCCGACCCCGCTCGGCGCGTAGAGAACCACCTGGAGCACGCGGCGCCGGCCGGCGGGCCGGAGGTGCCAACTGTAGAGTTCGAAGCCTTCCCGGCTGCTCTCCGCCGCCAGGAGCCCCTCCAGGTCCTCGCTCATGCCGCTTGCCTTCCCGGGGAGACCGCAAAGAAAAAAGTGGGCAGAACCACCCACTTGCCCGGATACCATAGTACGGAAGGCAGGCGGCTGCAAGGCCTGTTTGGCCCCCGCAGGGCCGCCGGCCGCCTAGAAGATGAAGGTCGTGCGCAGGTCCAGGCGCAGGCGCGTCGTGACGTTGTCCCGGATGTCGTCGCTCGTGCGGCTGAAGGTGAGGCCGAGCGAGCCGCGCAGCTTCTCCGTGAACTGGTAGCTCGCCCCCGGGCTGATGCTGAAGGAGCGGGAGCCGCCCAGCGGCGTCTCGAAGCCGCCCGAGTCGATGCGCACGTTGCGCTGGCGCGTGTAGCCGAGCTTGGCGTTGAGGTCCATGCGGCTGGAGAAGCGGATCCCCCGCAGGCCGGGGATGCCCAGGCCGTTCGGCGCCGAGAGATTGTAGTTCCAGGTGGCGTCCAGCTTGAAGCTGCTGTTCTTCGTGCGGCTGGTGTTCTGGATCGCCGAGGCGGCGGTGTAGCTGCCGGTCAGCGTGGTCTGCATCTTGTTCGACCAGGTCGCGCTCCAGCGCGGCGTCCAGCTGCTGTTCTCGTCGCGATCCTCGCTGCCCTGCACGCGGTTCTCGGTCACGCGCACCTGCTTGGCGTAGCCCAGGCCCAGCGAGCTGGTCTCCAGCAGCTTGCCCCAGAGCGGCCAGCGCTCGACGCCGCCGAGATCGACGTTGACGCTCGGCCACTTGCGGTTCGTGTCCTCGCTGCGCGTGTTGTTCAGGCGGCGATTGGCCTGGGTGATCTCGAAGTTGGTCGACACCTGGAGGCGCTCGGCGATCGTGACGCCGGTGGCGAGGCGCAGGTCGCGGGCCTCGTCGTAGAGGTCCGGCCTCTTGTGCGCGACGGTCTGCCCGCCGACGGTGCCCGGCAGGTCCGGATCCTCGCCCAAGCCGAGCCGATAGAGCAGCAGCGGTGCGCCGCGCACGTTGTCGAAGCGCGTGTTGACGCGGCGGCTGAGATCCACCTTCAGCGGCTTCAGGCCCGCGAGCACGTCCAGGGTCCGGTAGACGATGAACATCGGGTCGACGCCGGCGGCGGCGCTGTCGGCCGGGGCGGTCGCCACGGGAACGCCGACCTCCAGGCGGTCCTCGATGAAGCGCCTAGCGCTGCGCCGGCGCATGCGCGGGTCCGGGCCGCGCAGGGGATCGACCGGCACCAGCAGCCGCTGCGGGCGGTGCCGCGGCTCGCCCGGCGCCTCGAAGCCCGGCGCCCCCGATACGCCCGGCTCGCCCGCCCGCCCCGACGCGGCGCCGCCCCGCTGCTCGCGCAGCTGGCGGAGGCCCCGGCCGCCGAGCGCCTCCAGCCAGCGGCCGACCTGGAAGTTGTAGCTGGTCGAGAGGGTGTTGCTGTTGCTGAGATTGCGCGTGCCGGGCGGCAGCGCGGCCGAAGCGAGGTTGGTGGCCCGCGCCGTCTGGTTGTAGTTGCTCGTGAAGCTGAAGGCCGGCTTGAAGCGGGCGAAGAAGGGCAGCGTGTAGTCCAGGCGCAGGCTCTGGCCCTGGCTGTTCTGGAAGCCGATGTTCAGCCGCCGGCCGAACAGGGCGAGCGCTTCGGCGTCCTCGTGCTCGAGGTCGCGCGATTCGCTGAGGCTGAAGTCCGTCTTGAAGGAATCGAAGAGCGGCCAGTTCAGGCCGGCGCTGTTCGTGAGCTGGCCCGTGCGCGCGCTCGGGTTGGGCGTGAAGCGCGTGCCGCTCGCCTTCCAGGTTTCCGTCCAGGAGCGGCTGACGTCCGACTTCAGGCGCAGGCTGCCCGGCAGCCAGCGCAGGCGGCCGCCTCCGTAGAGCCCCAGCCGGCGGTCCCTGAACTGCGTGTCGTAGCTCGCATTGTAGGCGAGTTGCTCGGAGAGCTCCAGGCGCAGCGGCGCCTGGCTCTTGCGCTGGGTCACCGAGCCGGAGAGCTTGAGCTTGTCGAGGAATGCGCGGCCCAGCCAGTGCGTCGAGGGGCTGCGGCTGAGGCTGGCGGAGAGGCGCTGGTTGACGCCCGTGCTCTTCTGCTCCTCCTGGCGCGCCCCGCCGAGCTCGACGTCGCTGCTCAGCTCGTACTTGGGCAGGCTGAGCGACTGCCCGTAGCTGGCGTTGATCGGCAGCTTGTAGCCGCCCAAGAGGACGAAGTGCTCGAGGGCGCTGGCGGCGCTGACCGACCAGGTCCGCGTGCGCGCGCCCTGCCCGCTCGTCGCGCGCAGGGCGCGGAATTCGGCATCCTGCTCCTGGTAGGTGACGCCGAGGTTGAGCACGCCGCCGGCCATGTTCAGGTTGCCGCTCAGCTTGGCGGCGTAGCCGGTGGCGCGCTTGACGTCCTTCACGCGCAGATCGTTCACCCAGGTCTCGCCGCTGAGGATCGCGTCCGCCGGGCCGTTGACGACGCCGAAGTAGAAGGCGCGGATGCGGCTGAGGTCCGGCTGGCGCACCCGCGTCAGCGTGTAGCTGCGCTCGGGGGCGTTCAGGTCCGCCACGCTCGTGCTCACCGTGTCGGCATCGCTGTCCAGCTTGAGGTCCGTCCAGGCCTGGAGCGGGAAGTTGACTTCCACCCAGCCCACGCCCGGCGGCCGGTAGCGCCACTCGTAGTAGGTGACGCTGTCCTGCGCGGCGCGCAGGAAGATGTCGTGGCCGGCCGTCGCGGCGTCGGGGTGGATGTAGAAGCTCAGCGTGCGGTAGCCGGTCAGGTTGAGCGCCTGGTAGTCCTTGCGCGCCAGGGCCTGGTGGCCGGGCAGGAGCCCCTCGTAGACGACGTTCAGCGCCTGCTCGCGCTCGGGCAGGCCGGTGTCCGGATCGATCTGCTCGCCGAAGGGCCAGGTGAAATTGGCGTTGTCCTTGGTGTTGATGACCTCCACGCGCAGGTCCTCGCCGGCCCCGAGCTGTTCGGGGGCGAGCGTGATCCCGCTGGCGGCGTCCTGGATGCCGTGCGTCTTCCAGCGGTTGCCCACCAGCTTGATGCTGGCGATCTCGAGCCGGTTGCTCGGGGCGCCGCCGCCGGGCGCGGGCCCGGCGAAGCCCTCCAGCCAGAAGCGGAAGTGCTTGATGCGCGTCCAGTCGGGTGCATCGAAGCCGTCGCTGACGACGCGGGCCTCGGCGAGGTTGAGGCGGTAGAGGCGCCAGGCCTTGCTGTTCGCGGGTGGGGCGCCCGTCTCGTCCTCGTAGACCGTCACCATGTCAGTGAAGGGCTGGTCGGCGAGGTCGACGGCGAGCGTGAAGTAGCTGTTGGTCTCGTCGAGGTCGCCGTCGTCGTTGAGGTCCTCGGTATCCAGGCGCTGGTTGCCCTCGCTGCCGTTCACCTTGAAGTAGGAGTTGGCGTAGGCGTCGGCCAGCTCGGCCGGCTCGTAGTCGTCGCCGGCCGGATCCGCGGGGCTGCGATAGGGCGAGGGCGCCAGGGGATCGACGCTCTCGGCCGCGTTCGCACGTCCGTCCAGGCCGATGTCCTCCTGGTTGACGTCGAAGACGCCGATGCCTTCGCGGTCCTCCGTGTCGAACTCGCCGAGCTGGGGGTTCCAGAAGTCCTCGTTGATCGCGCCGAGATCGAAGTGGAGACGGCCGCGGCGCTCGCTCGCCTCCTGCTGGAAGTCGTTGACCCAGATCTCGAGGTACTCGGCCTCGCTGAGGTCGAGGCCCTGACCGGCGAAGCCGCGCATGAGCCCGGACCAGAGGCTGTCGCCGCGGGCCGCGTTGCGCGCGTTCGTCTCGGCGAGGGCGGGATAGGCGGCCAGCTGCGCCGCGCTCAGGTCCACCGGCACGGCGAGCTGGAGGACCTCCACTACCTCCTGCGCCTCCTGCTCGGTCAGGTTCAGGTTGAAGTCCTCGCGGCGCGTGCTGCTCTGGGGATGGAACCAGTAGGCCCCCTCCGCCCGGCCGGAAGCGCCGGCCGGAATGTCGGCGCCGCCGAGCACGCTGATCACGTCCAGCGGCTCGCTGGCCGGCAGCCACTGGGTGCGGTGGATGCCCAGCTCGTCGGCGTCCTCGGCGCCTTCCATGTCGTCGACGAAGGCCGCGTCGTCGACGTTCGGGTTGGGGAAGCTGACGGCCAGCTCGCTCGAGAGGCTCGCCGTGCTGAGGGCGTCCGTGTCCACGCGGGGCAGCCAGTTGGCGACGCTGGTGAGGAAGCGCGGATTGGCCGTGAAGTTGCCGAGCAGGTTGCCGACGACGTTGCGCGTCGACTCCTCGCCCAGGCGCGGCCGTCGCGTCCCGCTCTGCTTGGACTCGTAGAGCCAGGAGCTGGCGAGACTGCTCCTGGTGCCCAGGTGATAGGTGCCGTGCAGACCGAGCAGGTTGCTGCGGCCGCCGCCGATCAGGGGTCGGTACTGGTAGGTCACCTGCAGATTGCTGCTCGGCGTCAGCCGGCTCGCCGCCTCGCCGAGCAGCTCGACCTCGCCGGAGAGGTAGTCGATGCTGTAGTCCGTGCCGCGCGTGAGGGTCGTGCCGTCGAGGGTGACTACCTCGCTGCCCTCGAGGATGTTGAAGGCGTTCAGGTTGAAGCGGCTGGCGACCGTCGCGCTCTCGTAGCGGATCAGGTACTTGCCGTAGAGCGCGGGGTTCTTGAGCACGGTCTCGCGCGCCGTCGTGTAGATGACCGGGTTGCGATCGTCGGTGATCAGGGCCTCGCAGTCGCTGGTGGCCGGGTTGGTCGTCCAGGCGCAGACCAGCTCCGCGGGCGGGTCGAAGGGCCGGTAGTAGGGAAAGATCAGCAGGCCCTCGTCGACGTCCACCCGCGGCCAGTCGACGCGGCCATCCGGGTCGTAGCCGGTCAGCAGCTGGCCGCGGTACTGGTCCAGGCCGAAGAAGCGCAGGTAGGGCGTGTTGCTGCCGGCCGGGTAGGCGGGGTCCTCGGCCGTGCTGATGCGCTCGATGCTGACGACGAGGCTGGCGAAGTCGATGTCCCGCCCACCCAGCGAGTAGATGTTGCGCAGCATGTAATCCCAGGTCGGACTCTCCGGCCGGTAGGGATCGGGCTTGATCAGTTCGAGCGCCAGGGTGTCCGCGTTCGAGTCCCAGTAGGTCAGCTTGCCCAGGGTGTTGTCGCCGATCGCGTGCGGCGCGTCCCCGTTCGCCGAGTCCCGCGCCGTGTAGCTGACGGCGAGGATCTCCGTCTCCCCGATCGGGTAGTTGAGCTGCAAGACGTAGAAGTTCTGCGCGGCGTCCAGGCGCCAGGTGAAGTCCGCGTCGGCGAGCAGCTTGAAGGCCTGCACGGCGGGCGCCTGGCTGGCCAGGTCGTCGGCGAGGCCGTTGCCGAGCGTGTCGGCGTAGGCGCGGCCCTTGTAGTAGCGCCCGGCGTCGGGCGCGTTGGCGTTGGGCGCGATGCCCGTGCTGACGAAGACCTGCAGGGTGCCCTCGTCGACCAGCCAGCGGTAGAAGCTCCCCGGCGTCGCCGGGTCGTCGAGGAAGAAGAAACGGTTGGCGATGAAGTCCGTGTCGCGCTTGAAGTCGGTCTGCACTTCCTGGCCGGTGTTGTTGAAGTTGCGGCTGGAGACCTCGCCCTCCTGCTTGGAGGCGATCGCCGTGAAGTCGAGGGCGCCCAGATGGCCCTGCATCTTGACGCCGAAGAGACCCTTGTTCTGGGTCGAATAGCTGACGAGGCCGGAGCTGGGCAGGCTGAGCTGGGTGTCGCCCATCTCCACCAGCTCGACGATCTCGTCGTCGTCGCCCTCGTAGCGGATGCGGATGCGGTTCGCCTCGTCGCCCACCGCGAGGCTGTTGTTCTCCACCTCGACGTGCACCTTCTCGCCGACGGTGCCGTTGAGCTTGACCTGCAGCTCCTGCTTCATCTCCAGGCGCGGGAAGAGCGGCTGGCCGCGACCCGACTCGTCGGTGATGAAGTTGCTGTTGCGCGTCGTCTCGCCGCTGAAGCTGATCGTCTCGCGGCCGGTGACCGTGATGTTGCTCTTCTCGCCGCGGCCGACCACCCGCTCGATGCTCTTGGGCAGGGCGAGCGGGATGTTGATGTCGATCAGCGAGCCGCGCGCCTCCTCCTGCGTCAGCTCGCGGGCGGTAGCCGCCGCCTTCTCGCGCACCAGCGCAACGCGCCGGCGCGCGATCTCGCGCGCGAAGTAGTCGTCCCAGGCGATGACGTCCCGCGTGACGACGCCCGGCCACTCGGCCTGCAGGCCGTTGGCGTAGCGGTCCGTGCCCGCCGTCGGCGGGCGCAGCTGCGCGAGCAGGGCCGGCCGGCGCAGCCAGAGCACGAGACCGCTCTCGGGCAGGACGCGCAGCTCGTCCTGCCAGTAGCTCTCCTGGCCGGATCGCCGCGCCACGGCCGGCGGCAGCCAGTGCCGGGCGTGCAGGCCGGGCAGCCAGCCGTCCGCGAGGTAGCGCTGCCTGGCCAGCCACTCGGCATAGGGCCCATAGGGACGGAGCGGCGGGTCGGGTGGCAGGTCGCCGCGCACGGCGGGCGGCGGCGCAGTCAGGAGAGCGAGCAGGCAGAGCAGCGCGGCGGCAAGTCGGCGCCTCGCCCGGGCGGCGAGGGCGGGAAGTCGGGGGGGGACGGGGCGCGCGGCTCTTTCTCTCATCGACAGCGGATCCTCGGCTCGCGGCGCCGGGTGGCGGGACCCGCGCGCCGACCGGCTCGCGCGCGCCAGGCAGGGGCAGAGCGTCCCCTTCCGGGGACGGCTCGGTCCACGAAACAGGACAGAGCCCCCTCCACTCCGATCGCCCTCCCTGGCGCGGCCGGCTGCGGGCCTGGCGCCCTCAGCGCGACCTGCGGAACCGGCGGCGGGAGCGGCCCATTCTACGCTTGTCGGGGAGCGCAGGGGTAACTACACTCGCCCTTCCGGTTAAGTCCTTGTTAGATAAGAGGTACTCGGTGAGGCTGGCCGACCGCTACATCCTCCGCCACCACCTGGGACCCTTTCTGCTCGGGCTGTCGGTGCTGACCTTCGTCTTCGTGATCGATATCCTCTACTCCTTCCTCGAGCTCTTCCTGGTCAACAAGGTGCCGGCGGTGGTCGTGCTCGAGCTGGTCCTGCTCAGTCTCGGGCACATCCTTGCATTGACCATTCCAATGGCCGTTCTCGTCTCGACCATGATGGCCTTCGCCCAGATGGTCAGCGAGAACGAGATCACGGCCCTGCGCATGGGCGGCGTCTCGCTCTACCGCCTGATCGCCCCCCCGCTCGTGGCCGCCCTCGCGCTCACGGCGGGCATGTTCCTCTTCAACAACTTCGTCCTGCCCGAGACGAACCACCGCCTCAAGAACCTGCTGATCGCCGTGCGCGCCAAGAAGCCGGCGCTCGACATCAGGCCGGGCCGCTTCATCGAGTCCATTCCCGGCTATACCCTCTACGCGGGCCGCAAGGACGAGGCGAGCGGCGAGCTGGCCGAGCTGCTCGTCTTCCAGGAGGAGCGCGGCA
The sequence above is a segment of the bacterium genome. Coding sequences within it:
- the infB gene encoding translation initiation factor IF-2, whose translation is MAKRVYQVAQTLGVKGVDVVHYLREQGFDVKSHMSPVSPEMQEAIDRRFAPAPAPAAEAPAAKPAAKKAVKKAVKKAASAPPAGGEAEAVAPAAKPAVKRVAKKAVKPVPAPQPEAPTPAAKAPAPAAAKPAPAEAPAPPPAPAPAPRPAGERKGVQVVKRAEQEAAAARAAEAKAAQPAPEPAPEPEEKPRVIRYAPGMEPGAPDRDELLRNRGARPSGEFSAPGPRRPGAPPRLGGGPRPGGRPLGGPPPAPAPDAGPGRGRKRPKKKGERDDVEIRKSVRQAMASMEGRAGRKLRRRGTGGAPALTGEERTAVAADRLRILPLSTLSELANAMQVPQNEVIATCLRNGLMVTINQRLEREDIELIANEYEFEVEFISEFSEIGEPEATPIAPEDLEPRAPVVTVMGHVDHGKTKLLDYIRKAKVAEGEAGAITQHIGAYSVQLPQGRITFLDTPGHAAFTAMRARGTLVTDLVILVVAADDGVMPQTVEAIDHAKAGRVPVVVAINKIDLPAANPDRVKQELLKHGVTVEEFGGQTVAVPISAKFGQGVDKLLEIVLLQADLLELRGAPRLPIKGTVVEARKDPGRGVLFTVLVQQGTLRVGTPFSVGLHYGSVRAMINEWGERIEEAGPAMPVEILGASDVPEAGDIFNEAESEVKAREISVKRQQLRREQEIRYQRRMTLDDLYGQINKGEVQELNLVLKGDVAGSVEAMADNFQKLSTGEVKVNIIHKSVGTVTESDVLLAAASSAIVIGFNVRPQVSVRELAKREQVEIRTYDIIYEAVEEIKQAMSGLLRPEIRETVTGTAEVRQVFRVPKIGAVAGCYVTDGTIERSATIRVLRDGVVLGARRLASLKRFKEDVGKVESGYECGLSLVDFQDIKEGDVLEAFVTEEIARRL
- the nusA gene encoding transcription termination factor NusA; this translates as MMTEGFFEALQQIARERKVDREVLIETLAMGLRSAVRRKHGSEANVDVNIDPQGAIDIHLVMQVVSEDDLENEDQELTVEEAREYIDDPEVGDIIRIPLDVKEFGRNAILTAKQVLVQGVREAERERIFNEYSKRVGEIVTGTVQQVDRGNVLVNLGRAEALLPYREQIRREHWRQNDTVQGLVLEVQRESRGPQVILSRTHPDLLLRLFEQEIPEVYEGLVEIRAIAREPGWRSKVAVYSKDDRIDAVGACVGMKGARVMTIVKALSGERIDIVPWDSDIHTFVSRALAPAMVSMLRVADWEERALEVIVAEDQLSLAIGKEGQNVRLAAKLTGWKIDLVTTELLKLREEADAQVRMEAAELEGVTPRLAEALAAAGFHTVQELGRASLADLERIEGLGAKTAEKLQGRVQAALAALAEARAEYIDRRRRELEAERRQVEPLFDESKLAEDGVLDAEAPGGQAARAAAGPPTNPFADPPAEAATAAGEDAEEAS
- a CDS encoding ribosome maturation factor RimP, coding for MSEDLEGLLAAESSREGFELYSWHLRPAGRRRVLQVVLYAPSGVGLDDCARVSRRLGAALEAADAVTGSYVLEVSSPGLDRPLLTPRHYELALGERIRVTRAEAGLAAGENPVLEGVLSAVDAEGIGLAGASPRRLDWTAIGKARVLPDLGARREPAATPMEEEQDDD
- the sprA gene encoding cell surface protein SprA, with the translated sequence MRERAARPVPPRLPALAARARRRLAAALLCLLALLTAPPPAVRGDLPPDPPLRPYGPYAEWLARQRYLADGWLPGLHARHWLPPAVARRSGQESYWQDELRVLPESGLVLWLRRPALLAQLRPPTAGTDRYANGLQAEWPGVVTRDVIAWDDYFAREIARRRVALVREKAAATARELTQEEARGSLIDINIPLALPKSIERVVGRGEKSNITVTGRETISFSGETTRNSNFITDESGRGQPLFPRLEMKQELQVKLNGTVGEKVHVEVENNSLAVGDEANRIRIRYEGDDDEIVELVEMGDTQLSLPSSGLVSYSTQNKGLFGVKMQGHLGALDFTAIASKQEGEVSSRNFNNTGQEVQTDFKRDTDFIANRFFFLDDPATPGSFYRWLVDEGTLQVFVSTGIAPNANAPDAGRYYKGRAYADTLGNGLADDLASQAPAVQAFKLLADADFTWRLDAAQNFYVLQLNYPIGETEILAVSYTARDSANGDAPHAIGDNTLGKLTYWDSNADTLALELIKPDPYRPESPTWDYMLRNIYSLGGRDIDFASLVVSIERISTAEDPAYPAGSNTPYLRFFGLDQYRGQLLTGYDPDGRVDWPRVDVDEGLLIFPYYRPFDPPAELVCAWTTNPATSDCEALITDDRNPVIYTTARETVLKNPALYGKYLIRYESATVASRFNLNAFNILEGSEVVTLDGTTLTRGTDYSIDYLSGEVELLGEAASRLTPSSNLQVTYQYRPLIGGGRSNLLGLHGTYHLGTRSSLASSWLYESKQSGTRRPRLGEESTRNVVGNLLGNFTANPRFLTSVANWLPRVDTDALSTASLSSELAVSFPNPNVDDAAFVDDMEGAEDADELGIHRTQWLPASEPLDVISVLGGADIPAGASGRAEGAYWFHPQSSTRREDFNLNLTEQEAQEVVEVLQLAVPVDLSAAQLAAYPALAETNARNAARGDSLWSGLMRGFAGQGLDLSEAEYLEIWVNDFQQEASERRGRLHFDLGAINEDFWNPQLGEFDTEDREGIGVFDVNQEDIGLDGRANAAESVDPLAPSPYRSPADPAGDDYEPAELADAYANSYFKVNGSEGNQRLDTEDLNDDGDLDETNSYFTLAVDLADQPFTDMVTVYEDETGAPPANSKAWRLYRLNLAEARVVSDGFDAPDWTRIKHFRFWLEGFAGPAPGGGAPSNRLEIASIKLVGNRWKTHGIQDAASGITLAPEQLGAGEDLRVEVINTKDNANFTWPFGEQIDPDTGLPEREQALNVVYEGLLPGHQALARKDYQALNLTGYRTLSFYIHPDAATAGHDIFLRAAQDSVTYYEWRYRPPGVGWVEVNFPLQAWTDLKLDSDADTVSTSVADLNAPERSYTLTRVRQPDLSRIRAFYFGVVNGPADAILSGETWVNDLRVKDVKRATGYAAKLSGNLNMAGGVLNLGVTYQEQDAEFRALRATSGQGARTRTWSVSAASALEHFVLLGGYKLPINASYGQSLSLPKYELSSDVELGGARQEEQKSTGVNQRLSASLSRSPSTHWLGRAFLDKLKLSGSVTQRKSQAPLRLELSEQLAYNASYDTQFRDRRLGLYGGGRLRWLPGSLRLKSDVSRSWTETWKASGTRFTPNPSARTGQLTNSAGLNWPLFDSFKTDFSLSESRDLEHEDAEALALFGRRLNIGFQNSQGQSLRLDYTLPFFARFKPAFSFTSNYNQTARATNLASAALPPGTRNLSNSNTLSTSYNFQVGRWLEALGGRGLRQLREQRGGAASGRAGEPGVSGAPGFEAPGEPRHRPQRLLVPVDPLRGPDPRMRRRSARRFIEDRLEVGVPVATAPADSAAAGVDPMFIVYRTLDVLAGLKPLKVDLSRRVNTRFDNVRGAPLLLYRLGLGEDPDLPGTVGGQTVAHKRPDLYDEARDLRLATGVTIAERLQVSTNFEITQANRRLNNTRSEDTNRKWPSVNVDLGGVERWPLWGKLLETSSLGLGYAKQVRVTENRVQGSEDRDENSSWTPRWSATWSNKMQTTLTGSYTAASAIQNTSRTKNSSFKLDATWNYNLSAPNGLGIPGLRGIRFSSRMDLNAKLGYTRQRNVRIDSGGFETPLGGSRSFSISPGASYQFTEKLRGSLGLTFSRTSDDIRDNVTTRLRLDLRTTFIF